The sequence CGATCTCGGCGGAGGCGTCCTGGCCGGCGGCCTGCTTGATCTGGATCTCGTCCTGCACGGAGGCCGTGTAGAGGACCAGGGCGCGCATGCCCTCGGCGTAGGCCTTCTGCGTCATGAGCGAGCGGCGCACGTCGGGGTGGTGCGTGATGGTGACCTTGGGCGCGGTCTTGTCCATGAAGTTCGCGAGGTCCGGGCCCTGCACGCGCTCCTTGGCGTACTCCAGCGCGTTCAGGTAGCCGGTGGAGAGGGTGGCGATGGCCTTCGTGCCGACCATCATCCGGGCGAACTCGATGATCATGAACATCTGGCGGATGCCGTCGTGCTTGTCGCCGATCAGCCAGCCCTTGGCGGGGTGCTGGTCGCCGAAGGTCATCTCGCACGTGTTGGAGGCCTTGAGGCCCATCTTGTGCTCGACGTTGGTGGCGTAGACGCCGTTGCGCTCGCCCAGCTCGCCGGTCTCCCAGTCGAAGTGGAACTTCGGGACGAGGAAGAGGGACAGGCCCTTGGTGCCGGGGCCGTGGCCCTCGGGGCGCGCGAGGACGTAGTGGAGGATGTTCTCCTCCATGTCGTGCTCACCGGACGTGATGAAGCGCTTCACGCCCTCGATGTGCCAGGAGCCGTCGGCCTGCTGGATCGCCTTGGTGCGGCCGGCGCCGACGTCCGAGCCGGCGTCCGGCTCGGTGAGGACCATGGTGGAGCCCCAGCGCTTCTCGACGGCTATCTGCGCGACCTTCTTCTGCGCCTCGTTGCCCTCTTCGAAGAGGATGCCGGCGAACGCCGGGCCGGAGGAGTACATCCAGATGGCCGGGTTCGAGCCGAGCAGCAGCTCCGCGTAGGCCCAGATGAGGGAGCGGGGCGAGGTGGTGCCGCCGATCTCCTCGGGCAGGCCCAGGCGCCAGTACTCCGAGTCCATGAAGGCTTCGTAGCTCTTCTTGAAGGAGGCCGGGACGGGCGCGGTGTTGGTGGCCGGGTCGAAGACCGGCGGGTTGCGGTCGGCGTCCTCGAAGGAGGCGGCCAGCTCGTTCTCGGCGAGGCGGGCGAGCTCGGACAGGACGCTCTTGGCGGTCTCGGTGTCCATCTCCTCGAACGGACCGGTGCCGTACTGCTTGTCGCGGCCGAGCACCTCGAAGAGGTTGAACTCGATGTCGCGGAGATTCGACTTGTAGTGCCCCATGGCGACGGCTCCGTTAAGGCTCGGGGAGACAGGGTTCCTCGTACATACCAATCGGTAACAACATGATGCTACCCGTCGGTAATAACGGCAACCCTTCCGCGTGGACTGTGACCAGGGTCAAAGCTCGCACCAGACCGTCCTGGTCCGATACCCCTGGGTGACTCCCCATCGCAGCGCCACGGCCTCCAGCAGGGCGAGGCCGCGCCCGGACTCGTCGTCCCCGGCGGCCTCCCGCCGTACGGGCCGGGCCCTCGGCGCGGGGTCGGTGAGCTCGACCCGTGTACGGGTTGCCCTTCCGCTCCCGCTGACGCGCAGGGTGACCGGGGTGCCGGCGCCGAGGTGGGTGATCACGTTGCTCAGCAGCTCGGTGACGCACAGCTCCGCGTCCGCGTGGCCGTCCGGCCCGAGGTGCTCGCGCACGGCGTGCCGCAGGAGGCGGGCCGCCTCGGGGGCTGCGAGCAGCCGGATCGTGAGGTCGTTCACCGCGCCGCGAGCAGGGCGTCGGCCAATCGCTGCGCCGTGGCGGCGCTGCAGTTGCCGAGGGTGATGAGGGGTGGCGAGTCGTACCGCCCGGCGTAGGAGCGGAGGTGCAGGTCCAGTGAGGGGAGGGTGATCCCGTGCGCGGTGAGCGCCGATCGTGGCTGCACGTAAGGACATCGACGGCTCCGACAGCGTTCCCGCTTTCTACGGCAAGGAGCTGCGCCGGAGGCGTGAGGAAGCGGGCTTCACGCTTCAGCAGACGGTGGGAGGGAGCTTCTACGGGGCCACGTACCTGAGCGAGATCGAGCGCGGCCAGAGGCGGATGCCGGTGGACCTGGCCTGTCATGTCGACCGCGTGCTCCACACCGACGGGTTCTTCGAGCGGCGCTGCGAGGACGTCCGGAAGGCCCGGAGCGTCGGCCGTGCCAGGTACGCCGAGAGGGTTCTGGAAGCTGAGAAGCTCGCGGAAACCATCGAGGAATGGAGCCCGACGGCGCTCCCTGGTCTGTTGCAGACGGAGGCGTACGCGCGGGCCCTCGCGGGGGCGGAACGCCCGTTTTGAGCCCCGTGAGGAGACCGACGTCAAGATCAGGGCCCGACTGGCGCGGGCCGACCTCTTCGAGGGCACCCAAGGGGTGCCCGAGTACGGGGTGATCCTGCACGAGTCGTTGCTGCGGCTGCCGATCCTTCCGCTCCAAGAGATGGCGGATCAACTCGACCACGTTGCGGCCTTGGCGCGGCGTAAGCGGATCGTTCCACAGATCGTCCCGTGGAATGCCGGAGCGCACCCGTTCATGGCAGCGGGAACCGTTCTCATCCTGACCTTCGGGAACGCACCCCCGCTGGTGTACACGGAGTCCCTGCACAGTGGTGTCACCATCGACGATCCGTCCCTCGTGAAGCGGTACCGAAGGTCGTACGATCTGCTGAGGGCCGCCGCGCAACCGCCGAAGGCGTCCCTCGCCATGATCGAGGCGGCCGTGGAGGACTACCGAAATGGCAAGCAGCCGAACCGACTTGGACGCAGCGCGGTGGCGTACGAGCAGCTACACCAACAGCGATGGAGGCACCTGTGTCGAGGTGGCTGACGGCGTAGCAGGATTCGTGCCCGTCCGGGATTCCAAGAGGCCCCACGGCCCCGCCGTGATCGTCGCAGCCGACGCGTGGGGGCCGTTCGTGCGGGCGCTGAAGGCCGGAGAGCTACCCGACTGAAGCCGTCCCGTCGCGCCCGCCCCGGAGGGGACTGGCCGGTACCGGCCGGTATGGGGGCAGGTGCTAGATAGGGTGGGCCGCATGTACGGCTACGACCAGAACCCGGGCGCGCAGCAGCAGTATGCGCAGCAGCCCCCGCAGGGCTACGCGCAGCAAGCGCCGCCGCTGTACCCGGAGCCGTCCCCGCCCTCCCTCGCCGACGCCGTGCGGGCCTTCACCACGGGGTCCCTCTCCGCCGAGGACTTCCAGCAGATCTTCGCCACCTCGAAGGTCTACTGCCCGCGCGGCGACACCCCCGGATTCCTGGCGCTGCACAACACGCAGCACCCGGTCATCCCCATGTTCACCACGCTCAAGGAACTGCGCCGGTACGCCGGCAAGGAGTCCAAGTACTTCGTGATCACCGGCGCCGAGGTGATCGACCTGCTGCCGACCGGATACGGCTTCGTCCTCGACATGGAGGGCGACCACCGGATGGTCTTCGACGCCAAGGCGGTCGAGCAGATGGTCGACTTCGCGATGCGCCGGATGTATGGCTAGACGCCATTGCCGCGCGGACGGCTGAGGCCATGACCGCGCGGCCGCCCGGCCGGCCGCGCGTGGCCGTGGTCGTGCCGGCCGACGTCTGACGGGGGGCGGACCGTGCTGCGGGTGCATTTCACGGCGGAGGACCTGCTCAACATCACCTTCGCGAGCGAGCCGCTGCCGCTGGTGGAACTGGGCATGGCGATCGTCGCCTGGCAGCGCAGCGACCGACCGGCGGTTTTCGGCCGCTGGCGCGGCCGTGTGGGCCGGGAGCTGCCCGGCCGCGCCCGCCCGCTCCTGGACCTCCTGCGCCCCGACGGCGACAACCCGCAGTTCGTCGAGCCGTACGCGCGCACCCTGGAGGAAGGGCTGGCCGTCGTACGGGACGCCGGCCCGCTCCTGACCCCCGACGAGCTGCACCGCGTCGCCGCCCGGGCCCCCGGCTCCCCGTCCTGGGTGCACGCCCTGTGGGCCCAGGACCGTGAGGCGTGGGACCAGCTCGGTGGCGCGCTCCGATCCGCTCACGAGGCGGTCGTCGCCCCGCACTGGTCGCGGATCCGGCAGTCCTTCCAGGCGGACGTCGCCTGGCGCACCCGGCTGCTGGCCGCGCACGGCATCAAGGCCTGCCTGGCCGGCACGCATCCGCTGGCCGCCTGGTCGGGCACCGTGCTGGAGGTGGAGGGGCCGCCGCACTACGAGGTCCACCTCGGCGGCCGCGGGCTGCTGCTGATGCCCTCGCCGTTCTGGACGGGCCGGCCACTGCTCGCCGAGGGGCCGGACGGCCCGGACGGCAGGTGCGTGCTGCTCTACCCGGCGCTGACGCCGCTCCCGCTGGTCGGCCCGGGCCCGGCGCAGGGGGCGCTGGACGCCCTGCTGGGCCGGACCCGGGCGGCCGTGCTCCAGTCGCTGATCGAGCAGCGCACGACCAGTGAGCTGGCCCGGGATCTCGACATCAGCCTGCCCTCGGCCTCCGAACACACCCGCACCCTGCGGGCGGCCGGTCTGATCACCAGCGAACGCGACGGCAAGGCGGTCCTGCACTCGGTGACGGGCCTGGGTGTGGACCTGCTCCACAGCGGCGGCTGACCCTCCTTTCGGGCCTGCCCGAAAGGATCGCGGCCCGGCCCGGTCCGCCCGGAGTATCGGTGCCGCGGGGGGGATTCACGGGGGACCCCCCCGCCCCATCCACGAGGAGGCAGAGATGGCCCGTACGACGATCCGCACGACGCTCGCCACGGTGGCGGCCACCGCCACGCTGGCGCTGGGCACGGGGGTGCTGGCCGCGGGACCGGCCCAGGCCTCGTACAACACGGTCGAGGGGTGTCGATCGGGTGAGGCGTGCATCTGGCCGGAGGGCTCGCCGGCGGCGGGTGTCCAGCCGTCGCTGCGGTTCAGCAACGCGGGGACCTACAACCTCAGCAACCAGGAGAACTGGCACTGGGTCCTCAACAACCAGACGCAGAACTGGAAGTTCAAGCTGTGCACGGGCTGGAACGGCGGGGGGACCTGCACCAACATCCCGGTCGACCAGTGGGTGGCGGTGAACCTCTCACCGATCAACTCGGTCATCGTCTCGCCGTAACCGCAGGTCAGGACCGCTGAGGCCCCGGAGGAAATTTCCTCCGGGGTCCTTCTGTTGTGCCGGTGTGGCAGAAAGTTCGAGTTTCAACTAAACTCGACGCAGAAGGAGGTCCTGACCATGCCCGCAGTGACTGTTGAGAACCCGTTGACCCTTCCGCGCGTGGCCGAGCCGCAGGCCGCCGTCCCGCGCAAGGTGCTGGCCGTCGTCTCCGCTCCCGGTGGGTTCGAGGGTGAGGGATTCCCGGTGCGCCGCGCGTTCGCCGGGATCAACTACCAGTACCTCGACCCGTTCATCATGATGGACCAGATGGGCGAGGTGGAGTACGCGCCGGGCGAGCCGAAGGGAACCCCCTGGCACCCGCACCGCGGCTTCGAGACCGTCACGTACCTGATCGACGGAACCTTCGTCCACCAGGACAGCAACGGCGGCGGCGGGATCATCAACGGCGGTGACACCCAGTGGATGACCGCCGGTTCGGGCCTCCTGCACATCGAGGCCCCGCCGGAGTCCCTCGTCGTGTCCGGCGGGCTGTTCCACGGCCTCCAGCTGTGGGTGAACCTCCCGGCCTCCGACAAGATGATGCCCCCGCGCTACCAGGACATCGGCGGTGGCCAGGTCCAGCTGCTGACCACCCCGGACGGCGGCTCCCTGCTCCGCGTCATCGCCGGTGAGCTGGACGGTCACCAGGGCCCGGGCATCACCCACACCCCGATCACGATGATCCACGCGACCGTCTCGCCGGGCGCTCAGATCACCCTGCCGTGGCGCGAGGACTTCAACGCCCTGGCGTACGTCATGGCCGGGCGCGGGTCGGTCGGGGAGGACCGCAGGCCGGTACAGACCGGGCAGACGGCCGTCTTCGGCGAGGGCGGTTCGCTCACCGTGCGGGCGGACGCGTCGCAGGACTCCAACGCCCCGGACCTGGAGATCGTGCTCCTCGGCGGACGTCCCATCCGGGAGCCGATGGCGCACTACGGGCCGTTCGTGATGAACAGCCAGCACGAACTGCAGCAGGCCTTCGACGACTTCCAGGCGGGCCGGCTGGGCCGCATCCCCACCACCGCGCGCACCGGCCTCGGCCACCGCGGCACGGGCGCGGCGGACCAGGACTGACCCGAAGGCCCGCTACGCGGGATCCACGGGCCCGGGCGCCGCATCGTCGGCGTACCGGGCCCGCAGTTCCGAGATCACCCCGAAGACGGCGGCGGTCAACGGCACCGCCAGCAGCATCCCCAGGATCCCGGCGACACTCGCGCCCGCGGTGATGGCCAGCATCACCACCGCCGGGTGCATCTGCACCGTGCGGCTCTGCACCACCGGCTGCAGTACGTAGCCCTCGATCATCTGGACCAGCAGCACCAGGCCCAGCGCCCACAGGCCGATGACCCAGCCCCGGTCGGCGAAGGCCACGAGAACGGCCACGGCGCCCGACAGGATCGCCCCGAGGTACGGGATGTAGGCCGTCACGAAGACCAGGGCGGCCAGCCCCAGCGCGCCCGGCACATCGAGGATCAGCAGACCCGCGCCGATCAGCACGGCGTCCACCAGGGCCACGAACGTGGTCCCGCGCATGAATCCCTCGACGGCCTCGAAGGCGCGCCGCCCCATGGCCTCCATCAGGTCGCCCGAGCGGCTCGGGACGATCGAACGCAGCGTTCCCACGGCCCGGTCGGAGTCGCGCAGGAAGAAGAAGATCAGCACCAGCGCGAGCAGCACCATCGCGATCATCGAGCCCACCACGCTGAGCCCCGCGACCACCCCCGAGGCGGCCGTCCCGCCGAACTTCGTCAGCAGGTCCTTGGAGTTCGCGGCGATGTCCTCCAACGAGGTGCCCACCGCCCCGAAGTGCTCGGCGACGCTCTCACCGGCCCGCCGCAGCGCGTCGACGATCTGGCCGCCGGTCTCGATGAGCGCGAGGACGACGATGTACGTGGCCCCGCCGACGACGGCGACCACGGCGAGGCAGGTCAGGGCCGCGGCCAGCGAGCGGTTCATCTTCATGCGGACCAGGCGCCGGTGCATCGGCCCGAGCAGGGCCGTACCGAGCACGGCCAGCAGTACGGGCGTCACGACGTCGTCGAAGACGGTGCACAGCCATACGCCGACGGCGAGGACCGCGGTCACGAGCAGGACGACGCCGCACCAGGCGGCGAGCCGCCGTACGGGCGCGGGCAGGAGGGGATCGGACACCGCTGCATCCCATCACACCCCGCCGCGCCCCATCACACCCCGCCACACCCCGCCGCGCCCCGCCGCGCCCCGCCCCACCGCCGGGTCGCGGGCCGGCGGGCCTGCGGGTCAGAACTTCGGGTCGGCGTCCGTCTTGGACTGCTCGTGCAGCTCGAACCAGATCGACTTGCCCTCGCCCCGAGGGTCCACGCCCCACGCGTCGGCCAGCATCTCCATCAGCAGCACCCCGCGGCCACTGGAGGACATCTCCCCCGGCTGCCGCTTGTGCGGGAGTTCGTCGCTGCCGTCCGCGACCTCGACGCGCAGCCGGCGCGCGCCCAGCTCGCCGATCGCCTCCGCGACCAGCAGGGCGTCGCCGTCGGTGTGCGTCAGCACGTTCGTCACCATCTCGGAGACCATCAGCACCGCCGAGTCCACCTGGTCGGGGTCGGCCCAGTCGTGCAGCAGCTCGCGGATCTGCTGTCGTACGCCCGCGATCCGTTCGGGCTCCACCTGCGCCACGGTCAGCACGGTGCGGCGCACGGGCCGGGCCGGGTGCGCCGGCGCCGCGCCCGGGGGGCGCTCCGCGCTCTCGCGGCACAGCAGCACCACCGCTATGTCGTCCTCGCGGCGGTCGGCGAGCGGGCCGGTGGTGTGGTGCGAGGACGGCCCGTGCACGGCCTGGACCAGCAGGTCGGCCAGCCGTTCGAGGTGCGGCGGCGCGAGCGGCCCGACCGTGTCGGCGCCCGCTCCCGGGACCTGCGCGTCGTAGGCGGGCTCGTAGGCGTTCTCGTGCGCGTCGGACTCCAGGACCGCCCGCAGCCGCGCCCAGCCGGTGTCCAGGTCGTGCCCGCCGGTCTCGATGAGCCCGTCGGTGCAGAGCATCATCGTCTCGCCGGGTTCCAGGGTGAACCGGGTGGTGGGGTAGTCGGACTCGGGATCGATGCCCAGCGGCAGCCCGCCCGCGGTGGGGCGCATCAGGACGGTGCCGTCGGCCATCCGGATCGCGGGATCGGGGTGGCCGGCCCGGGCGACCTCCAGCATGCCGGTCCTCGGATCGCACTCCACGTACAGGCAGGTCGCGAACCGCGGGCTCAGGAAGTAGGAGTCGGCGTCGGAGCCCCGGCCGCCGTCGTCCGCGTACGGGTCGGACTCCGGCGAGGAGCACAGCCCGGCCAGGAAGCGGGAGGCGCGCGAGAGCACCGCGTCCGGCCGGTGGCCCTCGGAGGCGTACGCCCGTACGGCGATCCGCAGCTGACCCATCAGCCCGGCCGCCCGGACGTCGTGGCCCTGCACGTCGCCGATGACCAGCGCGAACCTGCCCGACGGCAGCGGGATCATGTCGTACCAGTCGCCGCCCACCTGGAGCCCGCCGCCCGTCGGGACGTAGCGGGCCGCGATCCGCATGCCGGGGATCTCCGGGCCGAGCTGCGGCATCATCGACCGCTGCAGGCCGGTGGTGAGCTCCCGCTCGGATTCGGCCACCACGGCGCGCTGGAGCGCCTGCGCCAGCATCCGGGCCACCGTCGTCAGGACGGACCGCTCGTCGGGCGAGAAGGACGCCGGGTGCTTGAACGCGGCCATCCAGGCGCCCATGGTCCGCCCGGCCACGATCAGCGGCAGGAAGGCCCAGGAGACCCGGTCGAAGCGCCGGGCGAGCGGCCAGGCCGCCGGGAAGCGCCGCTTGTAGTCCTCGGGAGTGGGCAGATAGATCGCCCGGCCGGTCCGGACGACCTCCGCGGCCGGGTACGCCGTCTCCAGCGGCATGTCGGAGAACGGGCCCTCGTCCCCCGGATCGTGCCCGTGGTGCCCGATGATCGACAGCCGGTCCCCGGCCACGCCGAAGACGGCCAGCCCGTCCGGGCTGAAACCGGGCATGGACAGCGAGGCGGCGACCCGCAGCACCTCGGCCGTGGACCGTGCCTCCGCCAGCGCCCGCCCCGCGTCCAGCAGGAAGGCCTCGCGGGAGCGCCGCCAGTCGCCCGTGATGGGCGTGTGGGCGGCCGTGGTGCCGGGCTGCGGCTCGGCGATCTCCTGGATGGTGCCGATCAGCTCGTAGTCCGTGGTCCCTCCCCCAGACTTCGTCCGGGGGGACCCCCCTGGCGCCCGGTTCTCCACCGGTTTGGAGCGGCTGCGTACGGTCCGCAGCACCCGGCCGTCCACGTCCATGATCCGCAGCCGGGCCTCGGCGAGGGTGCCCTCGGCGACGGCCAGGTTCACGATCCCGTTGATCTCGTTCCAGTCCACCGGGTGGAAGCGGGACCGTACGGCCACCTCCGGCAGCACCACCGGTTCGGCGGGCAGCCCGAGCAGCCGGGCGGCCTCGCCGTCGAGAGTGACCGTCCCGGAGGCGTTGTCCCATCGCCACAGGCCGGTCGCGATGGCGGCCAGAACGTCCTCGGTGCGCACTCGGCCATCTTTACAGGTCATATCCGTCACGTGCCTGTTCGCCCGCCCCTCGGGACGCGTCCGCCCGCCGGCCGCGGACGCGTTCGTGCAGGCTGGAGGGAGTGCCCGACCCGCCTCCTTCCCGGACGGTAACCTTGGGACGGTTGAATCCACCCTGGTATCGCGTAGAACTGGATGACTGATGCATCGGTACAGGTCCCACACCTGCGGCGAGCTCCGCGCCTCTGACGTCGCCGCCGACGTCCGACTGAGCGGCTGGCTGCACAACCGTCGAGACCTGGGCGGCATCCTCTTCATCGATCTGCGCGACCACTACGGCATCACGCAGCTGGTCGCCCGGCCCGGCACCGCGGCGAACGAGGCGCTGAGCAGCGTCACCAAGGAGACCGTCGTCCGGATCGACGGCAAGGTCGTCTCCCGTGGCGCCGACAACGTCAACCCGGAGCTGCCGACCGGCGAGATCGAGATCGAGGTCTCCGCGGTCGAGGTCCTCGGCGCGGCCGCCCCGCTGCCGTTCACGATCAACACCGACGACGGTGTGAACGAGGAGCGGCGCCTGGAGTACCGCTTCCTCGACCTGCGCCGCGAGCGCATGCACCGCAACATCATGCTGCGCTCGGCCGTCATCGCGTCGATCCGCTCGAAGATGGTGGCCCTCGGCTTCAACGAGATGGCGACGCCGATCCTCACCGCGACCTCTCCCGAGGGCGCCCGTGACTTCGTCGTGCCGTCCCGTCTGAACCCGGGCAAGTTCTACGCCCTGCCGCAGGCGCCGCAGCAGTTCAAGCAGCTGCTGATGATCTCCGGCTTCGACCGGTACTTCCAGATCGCGCCGTGCTTCCGCGACGAGGACGCCCGCGCCGACCGTTCGCCGGGCGAGTTCTACCAGCTCGACGTGGAGATGTCCTTCGTCGAGCAGGAGGACGTCTTCCAGCCGATCGAGCGCCTGATGACCGAGCTCTTCACCGAGTTCGGCAACGGCCGCGAGGTCACCTCGCCGTTCCCGCGGATCCCGTTCCGCGAGTCGATGCTGAAGTACGGCAACGACAAGCCCGACCTGCGCGCCAAGCTGGAGCTCGTCGACATCACCGACGTGTTCGAGGGCTCGGAGTTCAAGGCGTTCGCCGGCAAGCACGTGCGTGCCCTGGCCGTCCCGGACACCGCCGCGCAGCCGCGCAAGTTCTTCGACGGCCTCGGCGAGTACGCGATCTCGCTGGGCGCCAAGGGCCTCGCCTGGGTGCGCGTGGGCGAGGACGGCGGGCTCACCGGCCCGATCGCCAAGTTCCTCACCGAGGAGAACGTCAAGGTCCTCACCGAGCGTCTGGGTCTGGTCCCCGGCCACGCCGTGTTCTTCGGCGCGGGTGAGTTCGACGAGGTCTCCAAGATCATGTCCGGCGTCCGCGTCGAGGCGGCCAAGCGCGCGGGCCACTTCGAGGAGAACGTCTTCCGGTTCTGCTGGATCGTCGACTTCCCGATGTACGAGAAGGACGAGGAGACCGGCAAGATCGACTTCTCCCACAACCCCTTCTCCATGCCGCAGGGCGGGATGAAGGACCTGGAGGAGAAGGACCCGCTGGACATCCTGGCCTGGCAGTACGACATCGTCTGCAACGGCATCGAGCTGTCCTCCGGCGCCATCCGCAACCACGAGCCCGAGGTCATGCTGAAGGCCTTCGAGATCGCCGGTTACGAGGCCGAGACGGTCGAGCGCGAGTTCGCGGGCATGCTGCGCGCGTTCCGCCTGGGCGCCCCGCCGCACGGTGGCATCGCCCCGGGCGTGGACCGCATCGTGATGCTGCTGGCCGACGAGCCGAACATCCGCGAGACCATCGCCTTCCCGCTGAACGGCAACGCGCAGGACCTGATGATGGGCGCGCCGACGGTGCTGGAGGAGGCCCGTCTGCGTGAGCTGAACATCGCGCTGCGCAAGCCGGTCGAGACGAAGGCGGCGGAGCGGCCGGTCTCCGACGCGGTCACCCCGGACGCCGGGTCCCCGCGGGGCTGACGTCCGGCCCGCTGATACGACGAAGGCGGCGCCCCCCTCCGGCGAGGAGGGGGGCGCCGCCTTTCGTCGTACCGCTGTTCCGCCCGTACTAGAACTGCTCCAGGATGCCCTTGACCAGGGCGGCGGAGGTCAGCTCGGTGGGGGCCGGGCCGGCGTGGAAGAAGCCGGCGTTCTCGGCGTCCAGCTTGCGCAGGAAGTCGAAGGCCTTGTTGTCGTGGTCGCCGAAGGCGACGAACTGCCAGTGCACGTCCGGGGCGGCGGTGGCGGCGTCGGCCAGGGCCTGCCGGGCGGGCTGACGGTTGTCGGGGGCGCCGTCGATCTGGAAGACGACCAGGGCCGGGCCCTCGCCGCCGTCCTTCTGGTAGCGCTCCAGGACGGCCTCGACGGCCACGTGGTAGCTGGTGCGGCCCATCCGGCCGAGCTCGGCGTGGCGGGCCTCGACCCAGGCGGCGTCGTAGCCGTCGAGGGCCAGGTCGGCGGTGCCGTCCACATCCGTGGAGAAGAACACGGTGTGCACGGTCGCCGCGTCGTCGAGGTGCGCGGCGAGGGCGAGCGCGTGGTCGGCGAGGTACTGGGCGCTGCCGTCCTTGTAGAACCCGCGCATCGAGCCGGAGCGGTCCAGCACGAGGTAGACCTTGGCTCGCGCCCCGGCCTTCCCCTTGCCCCGCAGCACCTGCCCGGCGGCCTTGTACGCCCCGGCGACCTCGGGCGCCCGGCGCCGTACGACGGCGGCCGCGTGAGCGGGCGCCTCCGGCGCGGCCTCGGCCTCGACGGCGACGGGCTCGGTTTCGGGCTGCTCCACCTCGGCGGTGACCGGCTCGGCCTCCACCTCGGCAGCGACCGGCTCGACCTCGGCCTCGGCGGTTACGGGCTCGGCCTCGGCCTCGGCGGTGACCGGCTCGGCCTCCACCTCAGCGGCGAC comes from Streptomyces virginiae and encodes:
- a CDS encoding pirin family protein; the encoded protein is MPAVTVENPLTLPRVAEPQAAVPRKVLAVVSAPGGFEGEGFPVRRAFAGINYQYLDPFIMMDQMGEVEYAPGEPKGTPWHPHRGFETVTYLIDGTFVHQDSNGGGGIINGGDTQWMTAGSGLLHIEAPPESLVVSGGLFHGLQLWVNLPASDKMMPPRYQDIGGGQVQLLTTPDGGSLLRVIAGELDGHQGPGITHTPITMIHATVSPGAQITLPWREDFNALAYVMAGRGSVGEDRRPVQTGQTAVFGEGGSLTVRADASQDSNAPDLEIVLLGGRPIREPMAHYGPFVMNSQHELQQAFDDFQAGRLGRIPTTARTGLGHRGTGAADQD
- a CDS encoding acyl-CoA dehydrogenase; its protein translation is MGHYKSNLRDIEFNLFEVLGRDKQYGTGPFEEMDTETAKSVLSELARLAENELAASFEDADRNPPVFDPATNTAPVPASFKKSYEAFMDSEYWRLGLPEEIGGTTSPRSLIWAYAELLLGSNPAIWMYSSGPAFAGILFEEGNEAQKKVAQIAVEKRWGSTMVLTEPDAGSDVGAGRTKAIQQADGSWHIEGVKRFITSGEHDMEENILHYVLARPEGHGPGTKGLSLFLVPKFHFDWETGELGERNGVYATNVEHKMGLKASNTCEMTFGDQHPAKGWLIGDKHDGIRQMFMIIEFARMMVGTKAIATLSTGYLNALEYAKERVQGPDLANFMDKTAPKVTITHHPDVRRSLMTQKAYAEGMRALVLYTASVQDEIQIKQAAGQDASAEIGFNDLLLPIVKGYGSEKSYEQLAQSLQTFGGSGYLQEYPIEQYIRDAKIDTLYEGTTAIQGQDFFFRKIVRDQGASLNILSETIKKFLAEAVGGEELAGARDALAKAAVDLEAIVGQMIVDLTATGEDVKNIYKVGQNTTRLLMASGDVVVGYLLLKGAAVAAEKLATAAPKDVPFYTGKIAAAKFFASQVLPNVSVQRRLAEVVDNSLMELDEAAF
- a CDS encoding ArsR/SmtB family transcription factor — translated: MHFTAEDLLNITFASEPLPLVELGMAIVAWQRSDRPAVFGRWRGRVGRELPGRARPLLDLLRPDGDNPQFVEPYARTLEEGLAVVRDAGPLLTPDELHRVAARAPGSPSWVHALWAQDREAWDQLGGALRSAHEAVVAPHWSRIRQSFQADVAWRTRLLAAHGIKACLAGTHPLAAWSGTVLEVEGPPHYEVHLGGRGLLLMPSPFWTGRPLLAEGPDGPDGRCVLLYPALTPLPLVGPGPAQGALDALLGRTRAAVLQSLIEQRTTSELARDLDISLPSASEHTRTLRAAGLITSERDGKAVLHSVTGLGVDLLHSGG
- a CDS encoding ATP-binding SpoIIE family protein phosphatase translates to MRTEDVLAAIATGLWRWDNASGTVTLDGEAARLLGLPAEPVVLPEVAVRSRFHPVDWNEINGIVNLAVAEGTLAEARLRIMDVDGRVLRTVRSRSKPVENRAPGGSPRTKSGGGTTDYELIGTIQEIAEPQPGTTAAHTPITGDWRRSREAFLLDAGRALAEARSTAEVLRVAASLSMPGFSPDGLAVFGVAGDRLSIIGHHGHDPGDEGPFSDMPLETAYPAAEVVRTGRAIYLPTPEDYKRRFPAAWPLARRFDRVSWAFLPLIVAGRTMGAWMAAFKHPASFSPDERSVLTTVARMLAQALQRAVVAESERELTTGLQRSMMPQLGPEIPGMRIAARYVPTGGGLQVGGDWYDMIPLPSGRFALVIGDVQGHDVRAAGLMGQLRIAVRAYASEGHRPDAVLSRASRFLAGLCSSPESDPYADDGGRGSDADSYFLSPRFATCLYVECDPRTGMLEVARAGHPDPAIRMADGTVLMRPTAGGLPLGIDPESDYPTTRFTLEPGETMMLCTDGLIETGGHDLDTGWARLRAVLESDAHENAYEPAYDAQVPGAGADTVGPLAPPHLERLADLLVQAVHGPSSHHTTGPLADRREDDIAVVLLCRESAERPPGAAPAHPARPVRRTVLTVAQVEPERIAGVRQQIRELLHDWADPDQVDSAVLMVSEMVTNVLTHTDGDALLVAEAIGELGARRLRVEVADGSDELPHKRQPGEMSSSGRGVLLMEMLADAWGVDPRGEGKSIWFELHEQSKTDADPKF
- a CDS encoding ATP-binding protein, whose amino-acid sequence is MNDLTIRLLAAPEAARLLRHAVREHLGPDGHADAELCVTELLSNVITHLGAGTPVTLRVSGSGRATRTRVELTDPAPRARPVRREAAGDDESGRGLALLEAVALRWGVTQGYRTRTVWCEL
- a CDS encoding SseB family protein, translating into MYGYDQNPGAQQQYAQQPPQGYAQQAPPLYPEPSPPSLADAVRAFTTGSLSAEDFQQIFATSKVYCPRGDTPGFLALHNTQHPVIPMFTTLKELRRYAGKESKYFVITGAEVIDLLPTGYGFVLDMEGDHRMVFDAKAVEQMVDFAMRRMYG
- a CDS encoding AI-2E family transporter → MSDPLLPAPVRRLAAWCGVVLLVTAVLAVGVWLCTVFDDVVTPVLLAVLGTALLGPMHRRLVRMKMNRSLAAALTCLAVVAVVGGATYIVVLALIETGGQIVDALRRAGESVAEHFGAVGTSLEDIAANSKDLLTKFGGTAASGVVAGLSVVGSMIAMVLLALVLIFFFLRDSDRAVGTLRSIVPSRSGDLMEAMGRRAFEAVEGFMRGTTFVALVDAVLIGAGLLILDVPGALGLAALVFVTAYIPYLGAILSGAVAVLVAFADRGWVIGLWALGLVLLVQMIEGYVLQPVVQSRTVQMHPAVVMLAITAGASVAGILGMLLAVPLTAAVFGVISELRARYADDAAPGPVDPA
- a CDS encoding DUF397 domain-containing protein, whose product is MASSRTDLDAARWRTSSYTNSDGGTCVEVADGVAGFVPVRDSKRPHGPAVIVAADAWGPFVRALKAGELPD